The following are encoded in a window of Bradyrhizobium sp. WBOS07 genomic DNA:
- a CDS encoding methyl-accepting chemotaxis protein translates to MSAALGLKAKPIAPEPAEDDSDISALINRLTAEVNQIAVDKTKSIQQITNQMKMLALNALIESSRAGAQGAGFAVVAQEVRGVGQQVETIARELETQLTKRTGDLVSSIERMSQRSRGERMMDLSLNAIELIDRNLYERTCDVRWWATDSAVVDCAASPSAAAVSHASQRLGVILGAYTVYLDLWLCDLDGNVIANGRADRFRVVGQNVAHTKWFREAKGLRSGDDYVAGDVENQPLLGNAQVATYCASVRAGGQANGAPIGVLAIHFDWEPQARAIVQGVRVGDSDKARVLLVDSNLRVIAASDGQGILSERISIALNGQRSGFYHDHNGSLIAFHATPGYETYRGLGWYGVIICGA, encoded by the coding sequence CGATCGCCCCCGAACCCGCTGAGGACGATTCCGACATTTCCGCGCTGATCAACCGCCTCACCGCGGAGGTCAACCAGATCGCGGTCGACAAGACCAAGTCGATCCAGCAGATCACCAACCAGATGAAGATGCTGGCGCTGAACGCGCTGATCGAGAGCTCGCGCGCCGGCGCGCAAGGCGCGGGCTTTGCCGTGGTGGCGCAGGAGGTGCGCGGCGTCGGCCAGCAGGTCGAGACCATCGCACGCGAGCTCGAAACCCAATTGACGAAGCGCACCGGCGACCTCGTCTCCTCGATCGAACGCATGAGCCAGCGTTCGCGCGGCGAGCGCATGATGGACCTGTCGCTGAACGCGATCGAGCTGATCGACCGCAACCTCTACGAACGTACCTGCGACGTGCGCTGGTGGGCGACCGATTCCGCCGTGGTCGATTGTGCGGCATCGCCGAGCGCCGCAGCCGTTTCCCACGCCTCGCAGCGCCTGGGCGTGATCCTCGGGGCCTACACCGTCTATCTCGACCTCTGGCTCTGCGACCTCGACGGCAACGTCATCGCCAACGGCCGGGCCGACCGCTTCCGCGTCGTCGGCCAGAACGTCGCCCACACCAAATGGTTTCGCGAGGCGAAGGGCCTGCGCTCCGGCGACGATTACGTCGCAGGCGACGTCGAGAACCAGCCGCTGCTCGGCAACGCGCAGGTGGCGACCTATTGCGCCAGCGTCCGCGCCGGCGGCCAGGCGAACGGCGCGCCGATCGGCGTGCTCGCCATCCATTTCGACTGGGAGCCGCAGGCCCGTGCCATCGTCCAGGGCGTGCGCGTCGGCGACAGCGACAAGGCACGCGTGCTGCTGGTCGATTCGAACTTGCGCGTGATCGCGGCGTCCGACGGCCAGGGCATCCTCAGCGAGCGCATCTCGATCGCGCTGAACGGCCAGCGCTCCGGCTTCTATCATGACCACAACGGTTCACTGATCGCCTTCCATGCGACGCCGGGCTACGAGACCTATCGCGGGCTCGGCTGGTACGGCGTCATCATCTGCGGGGCGTGA